A region of the Aegilops tauschii subsp. strangulata cultivar AL8/78 unplaced genomic scaffold, Aet v6.0 ptg001105l_obj, whole genome shotgun sequence genome:
AATCATTACCGCAAGGCATAGAGGGGGAGGTCATAAGCGCCTATACCGTAAAATAGATTTTCGACGGAATCAAAAAGACATATCTGGTAGAATCGTAACCATAGAATACGACCCTAATCGAAATGCATACATTTGTCTCATACACTATGGGGATGGTGAGAAGAGATATATTTTACATCCCAGAGGGGCTATAATTGGAGATACTATTGTTTCTGGTACAAAAGTTCCTATATCAATGGGAAATGCCCTACCTTTGAGTGCGGTTTGAACTATTGATTTACGTAATTGGAAGTAACCAATTAGGTTTACGACGAAACCTAGAAATCGATCACTGATCCAATTTGACTACCTCTACGGGATAGACCTCAACAGAAAACTGTTGAGTAACGGCAGCAAGTGATTGAGTTCAGTAGTTCCTCATAGAAAATTATTGGCTCTAGAGATATGGtaatatggagaagacaaaattgTTTGAAGCACGCACAGAACCGGAAGCGCCCCTTGTTTCAAAGAGAGGAGGACGGGTTATTCACATTTAATTTGATGGTCAGAGGCAAATTGAAAGCTAAGCAGTGGTAATTAAGACCCCCGGGGGAAAATAGGGATGTCTCCTACGTTACCCATAATATGTGGAAGTATCGACGTAATTTCATAGAGTCATTCGATCTGAATGCTACATGAAGAACATAAGCCAGATGACGGAACGCAGAGACCTAGGATGTAGAAGATCATAACATGAGCGATTCGGCAGATTTGGATTCCTTTCCTATATATCCACTCATGTGGTACTTCATCATATGATTCATATAAGATCCATCTGTCTAGAGATCGTCATATACATCTAGAAAGCCGTATGCTTTGGAAGAAGCTTGTACAGTTTGGGAAGGGGTTTTTTGAGAGAAAAGAAGAATCTACTTCAACCGATATGCCCTTAGGCACGGCCATGCATAACATAGAAATCACACGTGGAAGGGGTGGGCAATTAGCTAGAGCAGCAGGTGCTGTAGCGAAACTCATTGCAAAAGAGGGTAAATCGGCCACTTTAAGATTACCATCTGGGGAGGTCCGTTTAGTATCCCAAAACTGCTTAGCAACAGTCGGACAAGTGGGTAATGTTGGGGTGAACCAAAAAAGTTTGGGTAGAGCCGGATCTAAGTGTTGGCTAGGTAAACGCCCCGTAGTAAGAGGGGTAGTTATGAACCCTGTGGACCACCCCCATGGGGGCGGTGAAGGGAAAGCTCCCATTGGTAGAAAAAAACCCACAACCCCTTGGGGTTATCCTGCGCTTGGAAGAAGAActaggaaaaggaaaaaatatagcGATAGTTTTATTCTTCGTCGCCGTAAGTAAATACGTAACTAGGAATATGGAAAATTGCATTTTTGGAATTTGCAATAATGCGATGGGCGAACGACGGGAATTGAACCCGCGCATGGTGGATTCACAATCCACTGCCTTGATCCACTTGGCTACATCCGCCCCTTATCCAGCTAAAGGATTTTTTGCTTTTTTCCATTGATCATTATTCTATTTATTCTGACCTCCGTACTTCGATCGAGATATTGGACATAGAATGCCACTctttaaaaaggaaaaaaggagtaATCAGCTGTGACACGAAAAAAAACGAATCCTTTTGTAGCTCATCATTTATTGGCAAAGATAGAAAAGGTCAatatgaaggaggagaaagaaacaATAGTAACGTGGTCCCGGGCATCTAGCATTCTACCCACAATGGTTGGCCATACAATCGCGATTCATAATGGAAAGGAACATATACCTATTTACATAACAAATCCTATGGTAGGTCGCAAATTGGGGGAATTCGTGCCTACTCGGCATTTCACGAGTTATGAAAATGCAAGAAAGGATACTAAATCTCGTCGTTAACTGAATTCTGAATAGAAAGattaagaagaaaaaaaagattcAAAATAAAGACAGAAATACCCAATATCTTGCTAGAACAAGATATTGGGTatttctgtcttttctttcttcaaaaattcttatATGTTAGCAGAAAAACCTTATCCATTAATAGATGGAACTTCAACAGCAGCTAAGTCTAGAGGGAAGTTGTGAGCATTACGTTCGTGCATTACTTCCATACCAAGGTTAGCACGGTTGATGATATCAGCCCAAGTATTAATAACGCGACCTTGACTATCAACTACAGATTGGTTGAAATTGAAACCATTTAGGTTGAAAGCCATAGTACTAATACCTAAAGCAGTGAACCAGATTCCTACTACAGGCCAAGCAGCCAAGAAGAAGTGTAAAGAACGAGAGTTGTTGAAACTAGCATATTGGAAGATTAATCGGCCAAAATAACCATGAGCAGCCACAATATTATAAGTTTCTTCCTCTTGACCAAATTTGTAACCCTCATTAGCAGATTCATTTTCAGTAGTTTCCCTGATCAAACTAGAGGTTACCAAGGAACCATGCATAGCACTGAATAGGGAACCGCCGAATACACCAGCTACACCTAACATGTGGAATGGATGCATAAGGATGTTGTGCTCTGCCTGGAATACAATCATAAAGTTGAAAGTACCAGAGATTCCTAAAGGCATACCATCAGAAAAGCTTCCTTGACCAATAGGGTAAATCAAGAAAACAGCAGTAGCAGCTGCAACAGGAGCTGAATATGCAACAGCAATCCAAGGACGCATACCCAGACGGAAACTAAGTTCCCACTCACGACCCATATAACAAGCTACACCAAGTAAGAAGTGTAGAACAATTAGCTCATAAGGACCACCATTGTATAACCACTCATCAACAGATGCAGCTTCCCAAATTGGGTAAAAGTGCAATCCGATCGCCGCAGAAGTAGGGATAATAGCACCAGAGATAATATTGTTTCCATAAAGTAAAGAACCAGAAACAGGCTCACGAATACCATCAATATCTACTGGAGGGGCAGCGATGAAGGCGATAATAAATACAGAAGTTGCGGTCAATAAGGTAGGGATCATCAAAACACCGAACCATCCGATGTAAAGACGATTTTCAGTGCTAGTTATCCAGTTGCAGAAGCGACCCCACAGGCTTGTACTTTCGCGTCTCTCTAAAATTGCAGTCATGGTAAGATCTTGGTTTATTCAAATTGCAAGGACTCCCAAGCACACGTATTAACTAGAATATAGATAATAGAAGGCTTGTTATTTAACAGTATAACATAGACTATATACCAATGTCAACCAAGTCAGCCCAAAGATTAGCTATCCATATAACTAAATTAACCAAACCAATAATTTTGTATTTGTAAATGAAGTGAGTCAAAGTTTTTAACTTTGATGAGTCTTTTCTATATGGGTTGCCCGGGACTCGAACCCGGAACTAGTCGGATGGAGTAGATAATTCTTCCTTGTTACAATAGAGAAAAATCCCTCCCCAAATCGTGCTTGCATTTTTCATTGCACACGACTTTCCCTATGTAGAAATAGCCAATTTCTATTCCAAAGAGGAAGTTCTACTAATTTTTTTAATTAGTAACTTGATTCACCTACTCTTTATTATAATAAAAAGAACATTTCAGAATGAAAAATAGAAAAGTTTTTTCTTGATCATTTATCAACCCTTTCCTGTTTCTTAATTTCGTCTAATGATTAATTAAGAGGGTTGACCAGGTCATTGATACGTATAATATCCAAATACCAAATACGCTCAGTGTGTGATccacagaaagaaaaaagagttgTTTTGTGTGAACATCAAAGAAAAAACTTGCTCTTCTTCCATAAAAAATTCTTCTAAAAATGCCGAACCCAATCGTTGCATAAAAGTTCGTACCGTGCTTTTATGTTTCCGAGCTAAAGTTCTAGCGCATGAAAGTCGAAGTATATACTTTAGTCGATACAAAGTCCGTTTTTTCGAAGATCCACTATGATAATGAAAAAGATTTCTACATATCCGACCAAATCGATCAAGAATATCCCAATCTGATAAATCTGTCCAAATGGGTTTACTAATAGGATGCCCCGATCCAGTACAAAATTGAGCTTTTGATAAGTATCCTATGAGGAGAGTAGCGGGGACTATGGTATCGAATTTTTTCATTCGAGTATCTATTAGAAATGACTTCTCCAGCATTTGATTCCTTACTAACAAAGAACTTTTTGGTACACTTGAAAGGTACCCCATAAAATCGAAGCAAGAGTTTGCTAATTGGTTTATATGGATTCTTCGCGGCTGAGTCCAAAAACAGAAATAATATTGCCAGAAATTGATAAGGTAGCATTTCCATTTCTTCTTCAAAAAAAAAGTGCCTTTTGATGCAAGAATTGCCTTTCCTTGATATCGAACATAATGCATAAGAGGATCCATAAAGAACCATAGGGTTTTCCGAGAAAAACCAGGGTACATTATCCCAAAATGTTCCATCTTCCTAGAAAAGTGGATTCGTTCCAGAAAAGTTCCAGAAGATGCTAATGGTAAGCAAGAAGATTGTTTACgaagaaacaacaaaaaaaaTTCATATTCTGATACATAAGAGTTATATAGGAATCGAAACagtcttttattttctttttgaaaataaaaaatgGATTTCATTGAAGTAATAAAACTATTCCAATTCGAATAATAGTTGAGAAAGAATCGCAATAAATGCAAAGATGGAACATCTTGGATACGGTATTGAAGGAGTTGAACCAGGATTTCCAAATGGATAGGATAGGGTATTTCTATATGTGATAGATAATCCAAATGCAAAAATTTGTCTTCTAAAAAGGGAAATATTGAATGAATAGAGCGTAAATTCTGAAACTTTGGTATTTCTTTTTCTTTCGGACAAAATAATTCCCGTAGCGAGAATGGGATTTCCACAACGATCGCAAACCCTTCAGATAGAATCTGAGAATAAAACTCAGAATAAAAATAATTTTTGTAATCCAATAATCGATCTTGGTTAGGATGATTAACCGAGTTATCCAAAAAATTCTGCTGATACATTCGAATAATTAAACGTTTCACAAGTAGTGAACTAAATTTCTTGTTATTACAACTAACAACTATTTCCACAGGTTCAGAACCATTTAATCCATAATGGTGGGCAAATGCATAAATATATTCCTGAAAGAGAAGTGGGTAGACAAAGTATTGTTGACGAGATTTATGTTTTTCTGAATACCCTTCGAATTTTTCCATTTGTATTTCTACTTGAATCAGAGAGAAGAAGCATTTCTCGGTTTATCGAATGATGATACATAGTGCAATATGGTCAGAACAGGGTGTTGCATTTTTAATACAAACCCTGGAAAGAAAGGGAGTCTAATCCACAGATCTTTTTCTGCTCCTTTTCTACCCAATTAGTTTATGTTTGTTCTAATTAAAAAAAAAAGAACAGAACAAGTTTTTTATTTTTGCAGGCCAATCGCTCTTTTGACTTTGGAATACAGCCTCTTTATCAATATACTGCTTCTTTTACACATTCAATCCATAACATCCCTTATTCAATCCATAATCAAGAATAATTAGGAtttctaaaaaaaaaagaaaaaataaagggTCCACTCATAGGAAAACCCAACCTTTCCCCGCATCCGGCACTAATCTATTTTTAACGTCTAATTAGAGCGGGGAATCATTCCAATTAGGAAGTTCAGCtcgttgctttttattttaccagaATTGGAGCCAGGCTCTATCCATTTATTCATTAGACCCAGAAAATCGTAATTTTGGATTCCATTCAAAAAAGATTGATTTTATTACGACATGCTATTTTTTCCATTCATTACCTTTGAGGATCAGTCGTGGTCTTCTAGACTCTACCAAGAGTCTGGACGAATTTGTTGTTTCATCCAAATGTGTAAAAGATCATAGTCGCACTTAAAAGCCGAGTACTCTACCATTGAGTTAGCAACCCAGATAAAAAAAGGATCTTAGATACGATCGAAATCCAAAAATCAATGGAATTACACCGCGCGCTTCTGTCAAAACATTGAACTAGCAAGACATCAAAAGATTTTTTTATCGACCATGAAAAACACTCAAATGCCAAAACGAACAGGTCCGGTTAAATTCCACTAAAGTAAAGTTAAAAAAAGAGCGACCCTAATCACGATGGCCAAATTCTCCTTATTTTTAGcgatttttattaaaaaaaaatatatattatatTGTATGAGAATACATGCAAGAGGAACACCCTTATCATTTGAGCGAAGTGTAGGCGGAAAAATTGAATATGGAGTGAGGATAAAGAGACCCATCTATCTACAAATTCTATTTGTTCAATAGACCTTTGTCAATGGAAATACAATGGTAAGAAAACAAATTAGATAGAAAAAGTAAATAAAATAGGGGCTTATGTTGAATTGGCACGATATAATATAAATCCAAATAGGATTAAAAAAGAGGTAAATTGTGTCTAAATAATTAGACAACTAGGAATACTAATAATCTTCTCCTATCCTACTTTTTGATTCATTTAGTTCTTCAATTAACTCAaagttctttctttttctttaaagAATTCCGCCTTCCTTAAAATATCATAAACAGTTCTTGTTGGTTGAGCACCCTTTTCAAGGAAATAGAGAATAGCTGGAACATTTAAACAAGTTTGATTCTTTATCGGATCATAAAAACCTACTTTTTGAAGATCTCTTCCTTCTCTTCGAGATCGAACATCAATTGCAACGATTCGATAGACAGCTTATTGGGATAGATGTAGATAAACAACGCCCCCCCCTAGAAACGTATAGGAGGTTTTCTCCTCATACGGCTCGAGAAAATGATTCGAATTTCTGTCGATAATAATAGAAATTAGACTATGACGTGCATTAATTTCCTTACAGAAAAAACAAATTTCATTTATACTCATGACTCAAGTGGGCTAATTTTGCCTGACAAACTTCGAAGGCAAAATCCTTCCAAAATTTTTGAGTCGTCTTTAAACTCTTTTCTTTGTCTCATTTCGAACGAATTGACTTTTATTCCTTATTCTGATCCAACTCTGTTGTTGAGACAATTGAAAATTGTGTTTACTTGTTCTGGAATCCTTTATCTTTGATTTGTGAAATCCTTGGGTTTAGACATTACTTCGGGAATTcctatttttttctttcaaaagagTAGCAACATACCCTTTTTTCTTATTTCCTTCGATAAAGCATTTATCTCTTCTATAGAAATCTAATAAGAGGGATTGATTCTGATATACTTTTATTGGACTTTATTCTTATTTTAACCTTTCGATTTATTTCTATATTAAGGATAGACTGACAAAGTTGGCCTAATTTATTAGTTTTCACTAACCCTAGATTCTTTCCCTTGATAAAAAAAATTCTGTCCTCTCGAGCTCCATCGTGTACTATGTTACTTAAACCCAGCGCAAATTTGGTTCGGAACGAATAGAACAGGCTATGTCGAGCCAAGAGCATTTTCATTACTATGGAAAATGATGGATAGAAAAATCCACAATCGATCATGTCCTTCAAGTCGCACGTTGCTTTCTACCACATCGTTTTAAACGAAGTTTTACCATAACAAACATTCCTCTTTTCATTGCAAAGTGGTATAGAGAATTGATCCAATATGGATGGAATCATGAATAGTCATTGGTTTAGTTTTTTTATACTAATTAAAACTTGCTATCTATGGAGCAATATGGATAAAAGAAAGTAAGTATTTATCCGGGAAGCCTCCGCCAAGATCCAATTTATTTAAACCCATATTAAAATTCTATCATATGAATGAAACATAGTTTGAAAAAGACGACTAAACAAGTTTGCTTAAAACTTATTTATTCTTAAATTTCCACCCTCAACGGATGGCTCGAGATGATCAATCTTGAAGTGAGAAAAGAAGGATTGACTCTTCCTCAATAAATAAACTATCAACCTCCAAAAaagtttaattaatttaattactaGAATTAGAATTCTAGTAGTAATATATTTTTTCAGTACCAAAAACAATTAACTATAATAACTAAATAAACTATTCCAATGAAAAGATTGAAAGTTTTTGGTAGTTATAGAATTCTCGTACTTCTTCAACTCGAATaccaaaaggaagaaaaaaatatgactAAGTGATTTTATTTTATAGTAGAGGCATATCCTGAATGTGCTTGATAGATCccattttttcatgaaaataAAGATAGTCAATTTGACTGGACTTAAGACTTTATTATGTTTTCTGAGAAAGAATAAGATATCATTATTCTCTTTAATAAACTTTTGTCTCGTACGGAATACTATATGAtttcaccgtttgtttcatcagAAACAATCTGGGACGGAAGGATTCGAACCTCCGAGTAACGGGACCAAAACCCGCTGCCTTACCACTTGGCCACGCCCCATTTCGGGTTTTATGCGACACTAATAAACACTAGTATGTTTATTTGTTATTCGTCAATACCATTTCAATTACATAAAAAAGGAGGGATATTCTCTTGCTAGTATTCTACACATGCGGATAATATAGAATCAAAAAAATGCATTGATCATTACATGGAATTCTATTAAGATATTATATGAAAGTCGAATTTATTCCACTCTCATTTGAGAGTGCAAATACAAGGAGGTATTTTGTGTTTGGGAAAGTCCGAAGAAAAAAGATTTTGAATCtgccttttccttctttcccttaAAAAAATAACTCAAGAAAAATCCAATTATTTACTCTACAAGAATGAAATGCTTGTTATGCCTAATATACTTAGTTTAACCTGTATCTGTTTTAATTCTGTTCTTTATCCTACTAGTTTTTTCTTTGCCAAATTACCCGAAGCTTATGCTATTTTCAATCCAATCGTGGATATTATGCCTGTTATACCTCTATTCTTTTTTCTATTAGCCTTTGTTTGGCAAGCTGCTGTAAGTTTTCGATGAAATCTTTAGTACTCTGTATGCCAAATTGAATGATGTGTTCAttccaaaaaaatttaaaaatgggTAAAAGCCGAGaagttttatatttttatattatgaaCCTTCGATTCTAAAATTTAAATTCTTCTACATTGAATGGGTAGCTACAGCAATAAATTTGGATCAGCCTTTCTACTCCCCTGCACCTAGGTTGAGCAGGTACCTAAAGGTACCTACACAATACCTAACCACCTAACCCTATTTTTGCTATTGATAAGAGTGCTTATTATAAAAGAATTCTTGCAATTTTTTTCAAGAattcttttttgcatttttaGGTATAAAAAAAAAACCATCCTAGTGGATCCGTGTGGTAAGGAAAAACTGGTAATCTATTCCTTAAAAAAAAATCTTGGAGATTATGTAATGCTTACTCTCAAACTTTTTGTTTATACAGTAGTGATATTCTTTGTTTCACTCTTTATCTTTGGATTCTTATCTAATGACCCAGGACGGAATCCTGGACGCGAGGAGTAAAAattcagtttttttttttttctTATTGGATTTGTTTCGTACATTTATCTATGAGAAAATCCGGGGGTCAGAATTCTTTCCAATTCGAAAGTCCCAAATGATCCAAGGGAGCGGAAAG
Encoded here:
- the LOC120964236 gene encoding large ribosomal subunit protein uL2cz/uL2cy; the protein is MAEWLKRPTHNWRILNNTAKHLYKTPIPSTRKGTVDRQVKSNPRNNLIHGRHRCGKGRNSRGIITARHRGGGHKRLYRKIDFRRNQKDISGRIVTIEYDPNRNAYICLIHYGDGEKRYILHPRGAIIGDTIVSGTKVPISMGNALPLKSTSTDMPLGTAMHNIEITRGRGGQLARAAGAVAKLIAKEGKSATLRLPSGEVRLVSQNCLATVGQVGNVGVNQKSLGRAGSKCWLGKRPVVRGVVMNPVDHPHGGGEGKAPIGRKKPTTPWGYPALGRRTRKRKKYSDSFILRRRK